The Ovis aries strain OAR_USU_Benz2616 breed Rambouillet chromosome 11, ARS-UI_Ramb_v3.0, whole genome shotgun sequence genome window below encodes:
- the CEP131 gene encoding centrosomal protein of 131 kDa isoform X1 translates to MRGSWPAQGGASRAVQMRWNVPGHLSTMKGSRALSGPEGSLEGVDLSLTGLPPPMNRRPNSASATKPITRSISVVTGSEPRRKMLENPGPGGSRAINNLRRSNSATQVNQPQANQAWPSPLRPAEPPDFLTLFEGSPSGRKRPASLSKASSEKGATWNVLDDRPRAFTLPSDAQSPGALDVPVGPRRRECTVPLAPSFTANNRSNKGAVGNCVTTMVHNHYTPSEKVPPPPKSSNHAAPSLNNIIKAATDEGEGSSLGKPQKNVARSNHVVQNNSGGTTGLLRRKEVTEEEAERFIHQVNQAAVTIQRWYRHQVQLRRAGAARLERLLASKREGQQQRLGEGTLLDQHQQKEAARRKAREEKARQARRAAIQELQQKRAQKSGNADLGPLKGMGEMEKPHPTQEPAMRPGSTSQQTRKANNTGASFHTAGLEDAGQPALGSSPEPRHLSEDKPQDASLQDVPGEGLEGMGPAGSRAKSKATLDELLDTLKLLEQEPEPLPCPQAYHKDKYAWTDEEDDASSLTADNLEKFGKLSAATGPPEDGTLLSEAKLQSIMNFLDEMEKSGQGQLASAPQGPMLEEGLGRLEPASEASTSVMRLQLEVEEKKQAMVLLQRALAQQRDLTFRRVKETERELGRQLRQQKEHYEATIQRHLSFIDQLIEDKKALGEKCEALVSELKLGDQRRKDREAQLQEQHELEIKKLKELMSATEKVRREKWINEKTRKIKEITVKGGGRRAGSHHMGGTVTGVSGLEPEIQKLIAKHKQEVKKLKGLHATELQQAEERAAQHYGRQAEELREHLEREKEALGRQEWERAQQRWGSRGHGFEQHLEQEQRALQQQRRRLYNEVAEEKERLGQQAARQRAELDELRRQLEESSSAGGRALRAEFEKGKEEQERRHQMELKALKDQLEVERQMWEANSAKKEEAWLLNRERELKEEIRKGRDKEIELVIHRLEADMTQAREESERAAENRVKRLRDKYEAELSELEQSERKLQERCAELKGRLGEAEGENVRLQGLVRQKEKELADVKAVNEQLTGERSSLAQVLRQEFADRLATSEEENRQIKAELAELRARQRLELEQLTREKQAELEEVHGRVKMALAKKEEAVSSLRKQHQAAMKRADHLEELLEQCRRPFPSAK, encoded by the exons ATGAGGGGATCCTGGCCCGCGCAGGGAGGGGCATCCCGGGCTGTGCAGATGAGGTGGAACGTGCCG GGCCACCTGTCCACCATGAAAGGCTCCAGGGCCCTCAGCGGCCCTGAGGGCAGCCTGGAAGGTGTGGACTTGAGTCTGACAGGCCTCCCTCCACCCATGAACCGGCGCCCCAATAGTGCTTCCGCCACCAAGCCCATCACCCGCTCCATCTCCGTGGTCACGGGCAGTGAGCCAAGGAGGAAGATGCTG GAGAACCCAGGGCCCGGAGGCTCCCGGGCCATCAACAACCTTCGCAGATCTAACAGCGCCACGCAGGTCAACCAGCCACAAGCCAACCAGGCATGGCCCAGCCCCCTCAG GCCAGCAGAGCCCCCAGACTTCCTGACTCTCTTCGAGGGCAGCCCCAGTGGGAGAAAAAGGCCAGCCAGTCTGAGCAAAGCCTCCAGTGAGAAGGGAGCCACGTGGAATGTGCTG GACGACCGGCCCAGGGCCTTTACCTTGCCATCCGACGCCCAGAGTCCTGGAGCCCTCGATGTGCCAGTGGGCCCGAGGAGGAGAGAGTGCACGGTGCCTCTGGCCCCCAGCTTCACTGCCAACAACCG GAGCAACAAGGGTGCCGTGGGCAACTGCGTCACCACCATGGTGCACAACCACTACACCCCCTCAGAAAAGGTGCCGCCGCCCCCCAAGAGCTCCAACCACGCAGCTCCCTCCCTCAA CAACATCATTAAGGCAGCCACGGACGAGGGCGAAGGCAGCAGCCTCGGGAAGCCGCAGAAGAATGTGGCCCGCAGCAACCATGTGGTCCAGAATAACTCAGGGGGTACCACCGGCCTGCTCAGACGGAAGGAGGTGACCGAGGAGGAGGCTGAGAG GTTCATCCACCAGGTAAACCAGGCCGCTGTCACCATCCAGCGCTGGTACCGACACCAGGTACAGCTGCGCCGAGCCGGAGCTGCCCGCCTGGAGCGCCTGCTGGCGTCCAAGCGAGAG GGGCAGCAGCAGCGGCTGGGAGAGGGGACCCTCCTGGACCAACACCAACAGAAGGAGGCAGCCAGGAGGAAGGCCCGGGAGGAGAAGGCGCGCCAGGCCCGGAGGGCAGCCATCCAA GAACTGCAACAGAAGCGAGCCCAGAAATCAGGCAACGCTGACCTTGGGCCGCTGAAGGGGATGGGGGAGATGGAGAAGCCCCATCCCACCCAGGAGCCAGCCATGAGGCCAGGGAGCACCTCTCAGCAGACCCGCAAGGCCAATAACACTG GGGCCAGCTTCCACACTGCAGGCTTGGAGGATGCCGGCCAGCCTGCCCTCGGCTCATCCCCAGAGCCCCGGCATCTCTCAGAGGACAAGCCTCAG GATGCCAGCCTCCAGGATGTGCCTGGTGAGGGCCTGGAGGGCATGGGCCCAGCTGGGAGCAGGGCCAAGTCAAAGGCAACCCTGGACGAGCTGCTGGACACGCTGAAGCTGCTGGAGCAGGAACCTGAACCgctgccctgcccccaggcctACCACAAGGACAAATATGCCTGGACCGATGAG GAGGACGATGCCAGCTCCCTGACAGCGGACAACCTGGAGAAATTTGGGAAGCTGAGTGCAGCCACTGGCCCCCCTGAGGATGGGACCTTGCTTTCAGAGGCCAAGCTGCAGAGCATCATGAACTTCCTGGATGAGATGGAGAAGTCTGGGCAGGGCCAGTTGGCCTCAGCCCCTCAG GGGCCCatgctggaggaggggctggggcgcCTGGAGCCTGCGTCTGAGGCCAGCACATCAGTGATGCGGCTACAGCTGGAGGTGGAGGAGAAGAAGCAGGCGATGGTGCTGCTGCAGAGGGCGCTG GCACAACAGCGAGACCTCACCTTCCGGCGGGTCAAAGAGACGGAGAGGGAGCTGGGCCGGCAGCTGCGGCAGCAGAAGGAGCACTACGAGGCCACCATACAGCGGCATTTGTCCTTCATCGACCAG CTGATCGAAGACAAGAAGGCTCTGGGTGAGAAGTGCGAGGCCCTGGTGTCCGAGCTGAAGCTGGGGGACCAGAGGCgcaaggacagggaggcccagctgcAGGAGCAACATGAGCTG GAGATTAAGAAACTCAAAGAACTCATGAGCGCCACGGAGAAAGTCCGCAGAGAGAAGTGGATCAATGAGAAAACCCGGAAGATCAAGGAGATCACGGTCAAAGGTGGGGGCCGTCGTGCTGGGAGCCACCACATGGGCGGGACCGTCACGGGGGTCTCGG gcctGGAGCCTGAGATCCAGAAGCTGATCGCAAAGCACAAGCAGGAGGTAAAGAAGCTCAAGGGTCTGCATGCGACAGAGCTGCAGCAGGCAGAGGAGCGCGCGGCGCAGCACTACGGACGGCAGGCGGAGGAGCTCCGCGAGCACCTGGAGCGCGAGAAGGAGGCGCTGGGCCGACAGGAGTGGGAGCGAGCCCAGCAGCGGTGGGGTTCCCGGGGACATGG CTTCGAGCAGCACCTGGAGCAGGAGCAGCGGGCTctgcagcagcagcggcggcggctcTACAACGAGGTTGCGGAGGAGAAGGAGCGGCTGGGTCAGCAGGCCGCCAG GCAGCGGGCAGAGCTGGATGAGCTGAGGCGGCAGCTAGAGGAGAGCAGCTCGGCGGGGGGCCGGGCCCTGAGGGCCGAGTttgagaaggggaaagaggagcaGGAGCGCAGGCACCAG ATGGAGCTGAAGGCCCTGAAGGACCAGCTGGAGGTGGAGAGACAGATGTGGGAAGCCAACTCCGCCAagaaggag GAAGCATGGTTGCTGAACCGAGAACGGGAGCTAAAGGAGGAGATCCGGAAAGGCCGGGACAAGGAGATTGAGCTGGTCATCCACCGGCTGGAGGCTGACATGACGCAGGCCAGGGAGGAGAGCGAACGGGCCGCAGAGAACCG GGTCAAGCGCCTCCGGGATAAGTACGAGGCGGAGCTCTCGGAGCTGGAGCAGTCAGAGCGGAAGCTCCAGGAGCGGTGTGCAGAGCTGAAGGGGCGCCTCGGGGAGGCCGAAGGGGAGAACGTGCGTCTGCAGGGCCTGGTgcgacagaaggagaaggagctGGCGGACGTGAAGGCG GTGAATGAGCAGCTGACTGGAGAGCGCAGCAGCCTCGCCCAGGTCCTTCGCCAGGAGTTCGCCGACCGGCTGGCAACATCCGAGGAGGAGAACCGGCAGATCAAGGCCGAGCTGGCTGAGCTGCGAGCCCGCCAGCGGCTGGAGCTGGAGCAGCTCACGCGGGAGAAACAAGCAGAGCTGGAGGAGGTTCATGGGAG
- the CEP131 gene encoding centrosomal protein of 131 kDa isoform X2 yields the protein MRGSWPAQGGASRAVQMRWNVPGHLSTMKGSRALSGPEGSLEGVDLSLTGLPPPMNRRPNSASATKPITRSISVVTGSEPRRKMLENPGPGGSRAINNLRRSNSATQVNQPQANQAWPSPLRPAEPPDFLTLFEGSPSGRKRPASLSKASSEKGATWNVLDDRPRAFTLPSDAQSPGALDVPVGPRRRECTVPLAPSFTANNRSNKGAVGNCVTTMVHNHYTPSEKVPPPPKSSNHAAPSLNNIIKAATDEGEGSSLGKPQKNVARSNHVVQNNSGGTTGLLRRKEVTEEEAERFIHQVNQAAVTIQRWYRHQVQLRRAGAARLERLLASKREGQQQRLGEGTLLDQHQQKEAARRKAREEKARQARRAAIQELQQKRAQKSGNADLGPLKGMGEMEKPHPTQEPAMRPGSTSQQTRKANNTGASFHTAGLEDAGQPALGSSPEPRHLSEDKPQDASLQDVPGEGLEGMGPAGSRAKSKATLDELLDTLKLLEQEPEPLPCPQAYHKDKYAWTDEEDDASSLTADNLEKFGKLSAATGPPEDGTLLSEAKLQSIMNFLDEMEKSGQGQLASAPQGPMLEEGLGRLEPASEASTSVMRLQLEVEEKKQAMVLLQRALAQQRDLTFRRVKETERELGRQLRQQKEHYEATIQRHLSFIDQLIEDKKALGEKCEALVSELKLGDQRRKDREAQLQEQHELEIKKLKELMSATEKVRREKWINEKTRKIKEITVKGGGRRAGSHHMGGTVTGVSGLEPEIQKLIAKHKQEVKKLKGLHATELQQAEERAAQHYGRQAEELREHLEREKEALGRQEWERAQQRFEQHLEQEQRALQQQRRRLYNEVAEEKERLGQQAARQRAELDELRRQLEESSSAGGRALRAEFEKGKEEQERRHQMELKALKDQLEVERQMWEANSAKKEEAWLLNRERELKEEIRKGRDKEIELVIHRLEADMTQAREESERAAENRVKRLRDKYEAELSELEQSERKLQERCAELKGRLGEAEGENVRLQGLVRQKEKELADVKAVNEQLTGERSSLAQVLRQEFADRLATSEEENRQIKAELAELRARQRLELEQLTREKQAELEEVHGRVKMALAKKEEAVSSLRKQHQAAMKRADHLEELLEQCRRPFPSAK from the exons ATGAGGGGATCCTGGCCCGCGCAGGGAGGGGCATCCCGGGCTGTGCAGATGAGGTGGAACGTGCCG GGCCACCTGTCCACCATGAAAGGCTCCAGGGCCCTCAGCGGCCCTGAGGGCAGCCTGGAAGGTGTGGACTTGAGTCTGACAGGCCTCCCTCCACCCATGAACCGGCGCCCCAATAGTGCTTCCGCCACCAAGCCCATCACCCGCTCCATCTCCGTGGTCACGGGCAGTGAGCCAAGGAGGAAGATGCTG GAGAACCCAGGGCCCGGAGGCTCCCGGGCCATCAACAACCTTCGCAGATCTAACAGCGCCACGCAGGTCAACCAGCCACAAGCCAACCAGGCATGGCCCAGCCCCCTCAG GCCAGCAGAGCCCCCAGACTTCCTGACTCTCTTCGAGGGCAGCCCCAGTGGGAGAAAAAGGCCAGCCAGTCTGAGCAAAGCCTCCAGTGAGAAGGGAGCCACGTGGAATGTGCTG GACGACCGGCCCAGGGCCTTTACCTTGCCATCCGACGCCCAGAGTCCTGGAGCCCTCGATGTGCCAGTGGGCCCGAGGAGGAGAGAGTGCACGGTGCCTCTGGCCCCCAGCTTCACTGCCAACAACCG GAGCAACAAGGGTGCCGTGGGCAACTGCGTCACCACCATGGTGCACAACCACTACACCCCCTCAGAAAAGGTGCCGCCGCCCCCCAAGAGCTCCAACCACGCAGCTCCCTCCCTCAA CAACATCATTAAGGCAGCCACGGACGAGGGCGAAGGCAGCAGCCTCGGGAAGCCGCAGAAGAATGTGGCCCGCAGCAACCATGTGGTCCAGAATAACTCAGGGGGTACCACCGGCCTGCTCAGACGGAAGGAGGTGACCGAGGAGGAGGCTGAGAG GTTCATCCACCAGGTAAACCAGGCCGCTGTCACCATCCAGCGCTGGTACCGACACCAGGTACAGCTGCGCCGAGCCGGAGCTGCCCGCCTGGAGCGCCTGCTGGCGTCCAAGCGAGAG GGGCAGCAGCAGCGGCTGGGAGAGGGGACCCTCCTGGACCAACACCAACAGAAGGAGGCAGCCAGGAGGAAGGCCCGGGAGGAGAAGGCGCGCCAGGCCCGGAGGGCAGCCATCCAA GAACTGCAACAGAAGCGAGCCCAGAAATCAGGCAACGCTGACCTTGGGCCGCTGAAGGGGATGGGGGAGATGGAGAAGCCCCATCCCACCCAGGAGCCAGCCATGAGGCCAGGGAGCACCTCTCAGCAGACCCGCAAGGCCAATAACACTG GGGCCAGCTTCCACACTGCAGGCTTGGAGGATGCCGGCCAGCCTGCCCTCGGCTCATCCCCAGAGCCCCGGCATCTCTCAGAGGACAAGCCTCAG GATGCCAGCCTCCAGGATGTGCCTGGTGAGGGCCTGGAGGGCATGGGCCCAGCTGGGAGCAGGGCCAAGTCAAAGGCAACCCTGGACGAGCTGCTGGACACGCTGAAGCTGCTGGAGCAGGAACCTGAACCgctgccctgcccccaggcctACCACAAGGACAAATATGCCTGGACCGATGAG GAGGACGATGCCAGCTCCCTGACAGCGGACAACCTGGAGAAATTTGGGAAGCTGAGTGCAGCCACTGGCCCCCCTGAGGATGGGACCTTGCTTTCAGAGGCCAAGCTGCAGAGCATCATGAACTTCCTGGATGAGATGGAGAAGTCTGGGCAGGGCCAGTTGGCCTCAGCCCCTCAG GGGCCCatgctggaggaggggctggggcgcCTGGAGCCTGCGTCTGAGGCCAGCACATCAGTGATGCGGCTACAGCTGGAGGTGGAGGAGAAGAAGCAGGCGATGGTGCTGCTGCAGAGGGCGCTG GCACAACAGCGAGACCTCACCTTCCGGCGGGTCAAAGAGACGGAGAGGGAGCTGGGCCGGCAGCTGCGGCAGCAGAAGGAGCACTACGAGGCCACCATACAGCGGCATTTGTCCTTCATCGACCAG CTGATCGAAGACAAGAAGGCTCTGGGTGAGAAGTGCGAGGCCCTGGTGTCCGAGCTGAAGCTGGGGGACCAGAGGCgcaaggacagggaggcccagctgcAGGAGCAACATGAGCTG GAGATTAAGAAACTCAAAGAACTCATGAGCGCCACGGAGAAAGTCCGCAGAGAGAAGTGGATCAATGAGAAAACCCGGAAGATCAAGGAGATCACGGTCAAAGGTGGGGGCCGTCGTGCTGGGAGCCACCACATGGGCGGGACCGTCACGGGGGTCTCGG gcctGGAGCCTGAGATCCAGAAGCTGATCGCAAAGCACAAGCAGGAGGTAAAGAAGCTCAAGGGTCTGCATGCGACAGAGCTGCAGCAGGCAGAGGAGCGCGCGGCGCAGCACTACGGACGGCAGGCGGAGGAGCTCCGCGAGCACCTGGAGCGCGAGAAGGAGGCGCTGGGCCGACAGGAGTGGGAGCGAGCCCAGCAGCG CTTCGAGCAGCACCTGGAGCAGGAGCAGCGGGCTctgcagcagcagcggcggcggctcTACAACGAGGTTGCGGAGGAGAAGGAGCGGCTGGGTCAGCAGGCCGCCAG GCAGCGGGCAGAGCTGGATGAGCTGAGGCGGCAGCTAGAGGAGAGCAGCTCGGCGGGGGGCCGGGCCCTGAGGGCCGAGTttgagaaggggaaagaggagcaGGAGCGCAGGCACCAG ATGGAGCTGAAGGCCCTGAAGGACCAGCTGGAGGTGGAGAGACAGATGTGGGAAGCCAACTCCGCCAagaaggag GAAGCATGGTTGCTGAACCGAGAACGGGAGCTAAAGGAGGAGATCCGGAAAGGCCGGGACAAGGAGATTGAGCTGGTCATCCACCGGCTGGAGGCTGACATGACGCAGGCCAGGGAGGAGAGCGAACGGGCCGCAGAGAACCG GGTCAAGCGCCTCCGGGATAAGTACGAGGCGGAGCTCTCGGAGCTGGAGCAGTCAGAGCGGAAGCTCCAGGAGCGGTGTGCAGAGCTGAAGGGGCGCCTCGGGGAGGCCGAAGGGGAGAACGTGCGTCTGCAGGGCCTGGTgcgacagaaggagaaggagctGGCGGACGTGAAGGCG GTGAATGAGCAGCTGACTGGAGAGCGCAGCAGCCTCGCCCAGGTCCTTCGCCAGGAGTTCGCCGACCGGCTGGCAACATCCGAGGAGGAGAACCGGCAGATCAAGGCCGAGCTGGCTGAGCTGCGAGCCCGCCAGCGGCTGGAGCTGGAGCAGCTCACGCGGGAGAAACAAGCAGAGCTGGAGGAGGTTCATGGGAG
- the CEP131 gene encoding centrosomal protein of 131 kDa isoform X3 codes for MRGSWPAQGGASRAVQMRWNVPGHLSTMKGSRALSGPEGSLEGVDLSLTGLPPPMNRRPNSASATKPITRSISVVTGSEPRRKMLENPGPGGSRAINNLRRSNSATQVNQPQANQAWPSPLRPAEPPDFLTLFEGSPSGRKRPASLSKASSEKGATWNVLDDRPRAFTLPSDAQSPGALDVPVGPRRRECTVPLAPSFTANNRSNKGAVGNCVTTMVHNHYTPSEKVPPPPKSSNHAAPSLNNIIKAATDEGEGSSLGKPQKNVARSNHVVQNNSGGTTGLLRRKEVTEEEAERFIHQVNQAAVTIQRWYRHQVQLRRAGAARLERLLASKREGQQQRLGEGTLLDQHQQKEAARRKAREEKARQARRAAIQELQQKRAQKSGNADLGPLKGMGEMEKPHPTQEPAMRPGSTSQQTRKANNTGASFHTAGLEDAGQPALGSSPEPRHLSEDKPQDASLQDVPGEGLEGMGPAGSRAKSKATLDELLDTLKLLEQEPEPLPCPQAYHKDKYAWTDEEDDASSLTADNLEKFGKLSAATGPPEDGTLLSEAKLQSIMNFLDEMEKSGQGQLASAPQGPMLEEGLGRLEPASEASTSVMRLQLEVEEKKQAMVLLQRALAQQRDLTFRRVKETERELGRQLRQQKEHYEATIQRHLSFIDQLIEDKKALGEKCEALVSELKLGDQRRKDREAQLQEQHELEIKKLKELMSATEKVRREKWINEKTRKIKEITVKGLEPEIQKLIAKHKQEVKKLKGLHATELQQAEERAAQHYGRQAEELREHLEREKEALGRQEWERAQQRWGSRGHGFEQHLEQEQRALQQQRRRLYNEVAEEKERLGQQAARQRAELDELRRQLEESSSAGGRALRAEFEKGKEEQERRHQMELKALKDQLEVERQMWEANSAKKEEAWLLNRERELKEEIRKGRDKEIELVIHRLEADMTQAREESERAAENRVKRLRDKYEAELSELEQSERKLQERCAELKGRLGEAEGENVRLQGLVRQKEKELADVKAVNEQLTGERSSLAQVLRQEFADRLATSEEENRQIKAELAELRARQRLELEQLTREKQAELEEVHGRVKMALAKKEEAVSSLRKQHQAAMKRADHLEELLEQCRRPFPSAK; via the exons ATGAGGGGATCCTGGCCCGCGCAGGGAGGGGCATCCCGGGCTGTGCAGATGAGGTGGAACGTGCCG GGCCACCTGTCCACCATGAAAGGCTCCAGGGCCCTCAGCGGCCCTGAGGGCAGCCTGGAAGGTGTGGACTTGAGTCTGACAGGCCTCCCTCCACCCATGAACCGGCGCCCCAATAGTGCTTCCGCCACCAAGCCCATCACCCGCTCCATCTCCGTGGTCACGGGCAGTGAGCCAAGGAGGAAGATGCTG GAGAACCCAGGGCCCGGAGGCTCCCGGGCCATCAACAACCTTCGCAGATCTAACAGCGCCACGCAGGTCAACCAGCCACAAGCCAACCAGGCATGGCCCAGCCCCCTCAG GCCAGCAGAGCCCCCAGACTTCCTGACTCTCTTCGAGGGCAGCCCCAGTGGGAGAAAAAGGCCAGCCAGTCTGAGCAAAGCCTCCAGTGAGAAGGGAGCCACGTGGAATGTGCTG GACGACCGGCCCAGGGCCTTTACCTTGCCATCCGACGCCCAGAGTCCTGGAGCCCTCGATGTGCCAGTGGGCCCGAGGAGGAGAGAGTGCACGGTGCCTCTGGCCCCCAGCTTCACTGCCAACAACCG GAGCAACAAGGGTGCCGTGGGCAACTGCGTCACCACCATGGTGCACAACCACTACACCCCCTCAGAAAAGGTGCCGCCGCCCCCCAAGAGCTCCAACCACGCAGCTCCCTCCCTCAA CAACATCATTAAGGCAGCCACGGACGAGGGCGAAGGCAGCAGCCTCGGGAAGCCGCAGAAGAATGTGGCCCGCAGCAACCATGTGGTCCAGAATAACTCAGGGGGTACCACCGGCCTGCTCAGACGGAAGGAGGTGACCGAGGAGGAGGCTGAGAG GTTCATCCACCAGGTAAACCAGGCCGCTGTCACCATCCAGCGCTGGTACCGACACCAGGTACAGCTGCGCCGAGCCGGAGCTGCCCGCCTGGAGCGCCTGCTGGCGTCCAAGCGAGAG GGGCAGCAGCAGCGGCTGGGAGAGGGGACCCTCCTGGACCAACACCAACAGAAGGAGGCAGCCAGGAGGAAGGCCCGGGAGGAGAAGGCGCGCCAGGCCCGGAGGGCAGCCATCCAA GAACTGCAACAGAAGCGAGCCCAGAAATCAGGCAACGCTGACCTTGGGCCGCTGAAGGGGATGGGGGAGATGGAGAAGCCCCATCCCACCCAGGAGCCAGCCATGAGGCCAGGGAGCACCTCTCAGCAGACCCGCAAGGCCAATAACACTG GGGCCAGCTTCCACACTGCAGGCTTGGAGGATGCCGGCCAGCCTGCCCTCGGCTCATCCCCAGAGCCCCGGCATCTCTCAGAGGACAAGCCTCAG GATGCCAGCCTCCAGGATGTGCCTGGTGAGGGCCTGGAGGGCATGGGCCCAGCTGGGAGCAGGGCCAAGTCAAAGGCAACCCTGGACGAGCTGCTGGACACGCTGAAGCTGCTGGAGCAGGAACCTGAACCgctgccctgcccccaggcctACCACAAGGACAAATATGCCTGGACCGATGAG GAGGACGATGCCAGCTCCCTGACAGCGGACAACCTGGAGAAATTTGGGAAGCTGAGTGCAGCCACTGGCCCCCCTGAGGATGGGACCTTGCTTTCAGAGGCCAAGCTGCAGAGCATCATGAACTTCCTGGATGAGATGGAGAAGTCTGGGCAGGGCCAGTTGGCCTCAGCCCCTCAG GGGCCCatgctggaggaggggctggggcgcCTGGAGCCTGCGTCTGAGGCCAGCACATCAGTGATGCGGCTACAGCTGGAGGTGGAGGAGAAGAAGCAGGCGATGGTGCTGCTGCAGAGGGCGCTG GCACAACAGCGAGACCTCACCTTCCGGCGGGTCAAAGAGACGGAGAGGGAGCTGGGCCGGCAGCTGCGGCAGCAGAAGGAGCACTACGAGGCCACCATACAGCGGCATTTGTCCTTCATCGACCAG CTGATCGAAGACAAGAAGGCTCTGGGTGAGAAGTGCGAGGCCCTGGTGTCCGAGCTGAAGCTGGGGGACCAGAGGCgcaaggacagggaggcccagctgcAGGAGCAACATGAGCTG GAGATTAAGAAACTCAAAGAACTCATGAGCGCCACGGAGAAAGTCCGCAGAGAGAAGTGGATCAATGAGAAAACCCGGAAGATCAAGGAGATCACGGTCAAAG gcctGGAGCCTGAGATCCAGAAGCTGATCGCAAAGCACAAGCAGGAGGTAAAGAAGCTCAAGGGTCTGCATGCGACAGAGCTGCAGCAGGCAGAGGAGCGCGCGGCGCAGCACTACGGACGGCAGGCGGAGGAGCTCCGCGAGCACCTGGAGCGCGAGAAGGAGGCGCTGGGCCGACAGGAGTGGGAGCGAGCCCAGCAGCGGTGGGGTTCCCGGGGACATGG CTTCGAGCAGCACCTGGAGCAGGAGCAGCGGGCTctgcagcagcagcggcggcggctcTACAACGAGGTTGCGGAGGAGAAGGAGCGGCTGGGTCAGCAGGCCGCCAG GCAGCGGGCAGAGCTGGATGAGCTGAGGCGGCAGCTAGAGGAGAGCAGCTCGGCGGGGGGCCGGGCCCTGAGGGCCGAGTttgagaaggggaaagaggagcaGGAGCGCAGGCACCAG ATGGAGCTGAAGGCCCTGAAGGACCAGCTGGAGGTGGAGAGACAGATGTGGGAAGCCAACTCCGCCAagaaggag GAAGCATGGTTGCTGAACCGAGAACGGGAGCTAAAGGAGGAGATCCGGAAAGGCCGGGACAAGGAGATTGAGCTGGTCATCCACCGGCTGGAGGCTGACATGACGCAGGCCAGGGAGGAGAGCGAACGGGCCGCAGAGAACCG GGTCAAGCGCCTCCGGGATAAGTACGAGGCGGAGCTCTCGGAGCTGGAGCAGTCAGAGCGGAAGCTCCAGGAGCGGTGTGCAGAGCTGAAGGGGCGCCTCGGGGAGGCCGAAGGGGAGAACGTGCGTCTGCAGGGCCTGGTgcgacagaaggagaaggagctGGCGGACGTGAAGGCG GTGAATGAGCAGCTGACTGGAGAGCGCAGCAGCCTCGCCCAGGTCCTTCGCCAGGAGTTCGCCGACCGGCTGGCAACATCCGAGGAGGAGAACCGGCAGATCAAGGCCGAGCTGGCTGAGCTGCGAGCCCGCCAGCGGCTGGAGCTGGAGCAGCTCACGCGGGAGAAACAAGCAGAGCTGGAGGAGGTTCATGGGAG